From a region of the Chitinophaga caseinilytica genome:
- a CDS encoding DUF4382 domain-containing protein — MKNILRKAGWPVLLMGILSVVIYACSKNESAAPEKVPDGKQKVSLMLTDDPGLFDKVNIDIRKVEVLTDTCATTVRNDDDDDDDDDDWDDRDRCGWWEDWHDRWHDRDCFVWDSLGVKPGVYDMLQLRNGLDTSLATGYVPKGRIKSIRITLGTENSLVKDGVTYPLRSINGQVKIVIRVRHNEWDEVSPDNLQLWLDFDVQRSIIRVSNGRFILKPYIHVWTVKQTGAVSGKVLPVDAQSVITVYNNADSLYALPGRSGEWKVRGLKPGTYSVFVNAGNGYRDTTVTDVKVERARETRIPSITLKK, encoded by the coding sequence ATGAAAAACATCCTCCGAAAAGCTGGTTGGCCCGTACTTCTTATGGGCATACTGTCCGTCGTAATTTACGCCTGTAGCAAAAACGAATCCGCCGCACCCGAAAAAGTGCCCGATGGAAAACAAAAAGTCAGCCTCATGCTGACAGACGATCCCGGGCTGTTCGACAAGGTGAATATCGACATCCGTAAAGTGGAAGTTTTGACGGATACCTGCGCAACGACCGTGCGCAATGACGACGACGATGATGACGATGACGACGATTGGGACGACCGCGACCGTTGCGGTTGGTGGGAAGACTGGCACGACCGCTGGCATGACCGCGACTGCTTCGTGTGGGATTCGCTGGGCGTGAAGCCGGGCGTATATGATATGTTACAGCTGCGCAACGGCCTGGATACGAGCCTGGCAACGGGATACGTTCCGAAAGGGCGCATCAAGAGCATTCGCATCACGTTGGGGACGGAGAATTCGCTCGTGAAAGACGGGGTGACGTATCCGCTGCGTTCCATCAACGGGCAGGTGAAGATCGTGATCCGTGTGCGGCATAACGAGTGGGACGAAGTATCGCCCGACAACCTGCAGCTGTGGCTGGATTTCGACGTGCAGCGTTCCATTATCCGCGTCAGCAACGGCCGTTTCATCCTCAAGCCCTACATCCATGTATGGACGGTGAAACAAACGGGCGCTGTTTCCGGAAAAGTATTGCCGGTGGATGCGCAATCCGTGATCACGGTTTACAACAACGCCGATTCGCTGTACGCATTGCCCGGCCGTAGCGGCGAGTGGAAGGTAAGAGGCCTCAAACCCGGCACCTACAGCGTATTCGTGAATGCCGGCAACGGATATAGAGACACGACGGTAACGGATGTAAAAGTGGAAAGAGCGAGGGAAACACGCATCCCATCCATCACGCTCAAAAAATAA
- the rpmG gene encoding 50S ribosomal protein L33: MAKKGNRVQVILECTEHKNSGQPGTSRYITNKNKKNTPERLELKKYNPILRKVTVHKEIK; the protein is encoded by the coding sequence ATGGCAAAGAAAGGTAACAGGGTGCAGGTAATCCTCGAGTGCACGGAGCATAAGAACTCCGGTCAGCCCGGGACTTCCCGCTACATCACCAACAAGAACAAGAAAAACACTCCGGAGCGTCTGGAGCTGAAAAAGTACAATCCCATTCTCCGGAAGGTGACTGTGCACAAGGAAATTAAATAA
- the ftsY gene encoding signal recognition particle-docking protein FtsY, with the protein MGFFNKLFSREKKESLDQGLQKTKESFFSKIGRAIAGKSTVDAEVLDSLEEALVSADVGVDTTVRIIDRIEARVSKDKYMGTSELNRILQEEIAAILVDAPDSGFRDFSTPEGKKPYVIMVVGVNGVGKTTTIGKLAYNYNKAGKSVLLGAADTFRAAAVDQLTIWSERVGVPIVKQQMGSDPAAVAFDTVQSGVSRGSDVIIIDTAGRLHNKLHLMDELSKIKRVMNKVIPDAPHEVLLVLDGSTGQNALEQAKQFTAATEVTSLAITKLDGTAKGGVVLAIANQFKIPVKYIGIGEKMEDLQVFDKEEFVDSLFSLNS; encoded by the coding sequence ATGGGATTTTTCAATAAGCTCTTTTCCCGCGAAAAGAAGGAAAGCCTGGACCAGGGCCTGCAGAAGACGAAAGAGAGCTTCTTTTCCAAAATCGGCCGCGCCATCGCCGGCAAATCCACCGTAGACGCCGAAGTACTCGATAGCCTCGAAGAAGCCCTCGTTTCCGCAGACGTTGGGGTAGACACTACCGTTCGCATCATCGACCGCATCGAAGCAAGGGTTTCGAAAGATAAGTATATGGGCACCAGTGAGTTGAACCGTATACTGCAAGAAGAAATCGCAGCCATTCTCGTGGATGCCCCCGATTCCGGGTTCCGCGACTTCTCCACCCCCGAAGGCAAAAAACCTTACGTGATCATGGTAGTAGGGGTCAACGGCGTCGGCAAAACCACCACCATCGGCAAGCTCGCATATAATTATAATAAAGCCGGTAAATCCGTCCTGCTGGGCGCTGCCGACACCTTCCGCGCCGCCGCGGTAGACCAACTGACCATCTGGAGCGAGCGCGTAGGCGTGCCCATCGTGAAGCAGCAAATGGGCTCAGACCCCGCAGCCGTAGCATTCGATACCGTGCAGAGCGGTGTTTCCCGCGGGTCGGACGTCATCATCATCGACACCGCCGGCAGGCTGCATAATAAGCTCCACCTGATGGACGAGCTTTCCAAAATCAAGCGTGTCATGAACAAGGTGATCCCCGATGCGCCCCACGAAGTGCTCCTCGTGCTCGATGGCTCCACAGGCCAAAACGCCCTGGAGCAGGCCAAACAGTTTACCGCCGCCACGGAAGTAACTTCCCTGGCCATCACGAAACTGGATGGTACCGCCAAGGGAGGCGTAGTGCTCGCCATCGCCAACCAGTTCAAAATTCCGGTGAAATATATCGGGATCGGCGAGAAAATGGAAGATCTCCAGGTGTTCGACAAAGAAGAATTCGTGGATTCGCTGTTTAGTTTAAATAGCTGA
- a CDS encoding DUF4295 family protein, with product MAKQASKNSKVKDAKAAAESKVWTKVIKAERSPKSGAYTFKEQIIHKDTVTEYFNKK from the coding sequence ATGGCAAAACAAGCTTCAAAGAACTCGAAAGTAAAAGACGCGAAGGCTGCGGCTGAATCCAAAGTGTGGACGAAAGTGATCAAAGCTGAACGTTCTCCCAAGAGCGGCGCTTATACCTTCAAGGAGCAGATCATCCACAAGGATACTGTAACTGAGTACTTTAACAAAAAGTAA
- a CDS encoding cupin-like domain-containing protein, with protein MQVQSIDRVDHITPEDFRKHYYETRKPLIITGLSKQWPAFEKWTWDYFKSIVGDRTVGVYNNERAGAKTLVNGADEYITFGQYLDMVATGPVQLRIFLFNIFQHAPQLTGDFNWPDELAKGFLKKYPMLFVGGGGSVAHMHYDIDLSHIFHTQFVGRKRVLLLDNSQSELIYRMPMTVESAANFVGWAEQLDENRYPALKYAKAYTTVLEHGDSMFMPGGYWHHMEYLEGGFAMSLRALDQSLSGKLNGLYHIAGLRSVNNLLIKMAPEWWYHYKRKVATQRAEKAMRRLMA; from the coding sequence ATGCAAGTACAATCCATAGATCGAGTTGACCATATCACACCGGAGGATTTCAGGAAACACTATTATGAGACCCGCAAACCCTTGATCATCACAGGATTGTCCAAACAGTGGCCAGCCTTCGAAAAGTGGACCTGGGATTATTTCAAGTCTATCGTCGGCGACAGGACCGTGGGCGTCTACAACAACGAAAGGGCAGGGGCCAAAACCCTCGTGAACGGGGCCGATGAATACATCACGTTCGGCCAGTACCTGGACATGGTCGCCACAGGGCCGGTGCAGCTCCGCATCTTCCTGTTCAATATTTTTCAGCACGCCCCGCAGCTGACGGGAGATTTCAACTGGCCCGACGAGCTGGCCAAAGGTTTCCTCAAAAAATACCCGATGCTCTTCGTCGGCGGTGGCGGTTCGGTTGCCCATATGCACTACGACATCGATCTCAGCCACATTTTCCATACCCAGTTCGTGGGCCGCAAACGCGTGCTGCTATTGGACAATAGCCAGTCGGAGCTCATCTACCGCATGCCCATGACCGTGGAAAGCGCCGCCAATTTCGTGGGCTGGGCCGAGCAGCTCGACGAAAACCGTTACCCCGCGCTCAAATACGCCAAGGCGTACACTACGGTGCTGGAGCATGGGGATTCCATGTTCATGCCCGGGGGCTACTGGCACCATATGGAGTACCTGGAAGGTGGCTTCGCCATGAGCCTGCGCGCCCTCGACCAATCGCTCTCCGGCAAGCTGAACGGGCTTTACCACATCGCGGGGCTCCGCAGCGTCAACAACCTTCTCATCAAAATGGCGCCGGAATGGTGGTATCATTATAAAAGGAAAGTAGCCACCCAAAGAGCCGAAAAAGCCATGCGCCGCCTCATGGCCTAA
- a CDS encoding DEAD/DEAH box helicase: MITFETLGLQENLLKAVTDLGFVTPTPIQEKAIPVLLGGDRDFVGLAQTGTGKTAAFGLPLLHQLDLKVRQPQSLILCPTRELCMQITSDLKNFSKYLGEINIVPVYGGTSIGMQLRDLKRGAHVVVATPGRLLDIIERGAINFDNVRYAILDEADEMLNMGFQEDINSILSNTPEEKTTWLFSATMPQEVRRIAQKFMEDPFELTVGGKNTGNANIEHEYYVVRPRDKYAALKRIVDFNPDIFGIIFTRTKIESQEIAESLIKDGYNADALHGDLTQQQRDKVMKRFREKNLQVLVATDVAARGIDVDNVTHVINYELPDDVENYTHRSGRTARAGRSGVSIAIISGRDIGKIRQIERVIGKKFEKAEVPDGFAVCEKQLFALVHRVHNVTVNEEQIDPYLTRIYEEFADLSKEDIIRRFASLEFNEFLEYYQDAPDLNVKEGPRGSDEHSMTRRNSGKFTRLFINLGSVDNFTRGDMLRFICDNAGIRGNKIGRIDLKGVYSFFEVENDVVPQVQTGFKKVDYNGRSVRIETSQDGDKRKPGGGGGYRSYGDRPKRTWTGSEDGTFRPRREFSKGASSGGFRPKRG; encoded by the coding sequence ATGATTACATTCGAAACATTAGGCTTACAGGAAAACCTGCTTAAAGCCGTTACCGACCTTGGCTTTGTGACCCCGACACCCATCCAGGAGAAAGCCATCCCGGTGCTGCTGGGCGGCGACCGCGACTTTGTGGGCCTCGCACAAACGGGAACCGGTAAAACGGCCGCTTTCGGTCTTCCCCTGCTGCATCAGCTGGATTTGAAGGTCCGACAGCCCCAGAGCCTGATTCTGTGCCCCACGCGCGAGCTCTGCATGCAGATCACCAGCGACCTCAAGAACTTTTCAAAATACCTGGGCGAAATCAACATCGTTCCCGTATACGGCGGTACCTCCATCGGCATGCAGCTGCGCGACCTTAAACGCGGTGCGCACGTTGTCGTGGCAACGCCAGGCCGCCTGCTCGACATCATCGAGCGTGGAGCCATCAACTTCGACAATGTTCGCTATGCGATCCTTGACGAAGCGGACGAAATGCTGAACATGGGCTTCCAGGAAGACATCAACAGCATTCTCTCCAACACCCCTGAAGAAAAAACCACCTGGCTGTTTTCCGCCACCATGCCCCAGGAAGTACGCCGGATCGCCCAGAAATTCATGGAAGATCCGTTCGAACTGACCGTTGGCGGCAAGAACACCGGTAACGCCAATATCGAGCACGAATACTACGTGGTGCGCCCCCGCGACAAATACGCGGCGCTCAAACGCATCGTAGACTTCAACCCCGACATCTTCGGCATCATCTTCACCCGTACCAAGATCGAATCCCAGGAAATCGCGGAATCGCTCATCAAGGACGGCTATAACGCCGACGCCCTGCACGGTGACCTCACCCAGCAGCAGCGCGACAAGGTGATGAAACGCTTCCGGGAAAAGAACCTCCAGGTACTGGTGGCTACAGACGTGGCTGCGCGCGGCATCGACGTGGATAACGTTACGCACGTGATCAACTACGAACTGCCCGACGACGTGGAGAACTACACCCACCGCTCCGGCCGTACGGCCCGTGCTGGCCGCTCCGGCGTTTCCATCGCTATCATCAGCGGTCGCGATATCGGAAAGATCCGCCAGATCGAGCGCGTGATCGGCAAGAAATTCGAAAAAGCGGAAGTGCCCGACGGGTTTGCCGTTTGCGAAAAACAGCTGTTCGCCCTCGTTCACCGCGTACATAACGTAACCGTTAACGAAGAGCAGATCGATCCTTACCTGACCCGCATCTACGAAGAATTCGCGGACCTGAGCAAGGAAGACATCATCCGCCGCTTCGCATCCCTCGAATTCAACGAATTCCTCGAATACTACCAGGACGCTCCCGATCTGAACGTGAAGGAAGGCCCCCGCGGTAGCGACGAACATTCGATGACCCGCCGTAACTCCGGCAAATTCACCCGGCTGTTCATCAACCTCGGTTCGGTAGACAATTTCACCCGTGGCGATATGCTCCGCTTCATCTGCGACAACGCAGGCATCCGCGGCAACAAGATCGGCCGCATCGACCTGAAAGGCGTTTATTCCTTCTTCGAAGTAGAAAACGATGTGGTACCCCAGGTACAGACCGGTTTCAAGAAAGTGGATTACAATGGCCGTTCCGTGAGGATCGAAACTTCCCAGGACGGTGATAAACGCAAGCCCGGTGGCGGCGGTGGTTACCGTTCCTACGGCGACCGTCCCAAGCGCACCTGGACCGGCAGCGAAGACGGTACTTTCCGTCCGCGCCGCGAATTCTCGAAAGGTGCCAGCAGTGGCGGATTCCGTCCGAAACGTGGCTAA
- the rpmB gene encoding 50S ribosomal protein L28 → MARVCQVTGKKPITGHHVSFSNIKTKRRFLPNLQTKRFFLAEEDRWITLKVSADGLRTINKRGLYTVVKEMRAAGRKDV, encoded by the coding sequence ATGGCTAGAGTATGTCAGGTGACTGGGAAAAAACCGATTACAGGTCATCATGTATCTTTCTCGAACATTAAGACAAAGAGAAGGTTTCTGCCCAATCTGCAAACCAAGCGTTTCTTTTTGGCAGAGGAAGATCGTTGGATCACTTTGAAAGTGTCCGCAGACGGTCTGAGAACCATTAATAAGCGTGGTCTCTACACTGTTGTGAAAGAAATGCGCGCTGCAGGTAGAAAAGACGTTTAA
- the glgB gene encoding 1,4-alpha-glucan branching protein GlgB, with protein sequence MTTHQPNKQKLPRNEEPFRELQPVEPFSLFSARDVEQFQAGTHDRLYEKFGSHGLTYEGKQGTYFAVWAPNAAFVSVIGDFNDWNAYSHTLFPRWDKSGIWEGFIPGIKEQQLYKYFIRSNSGEELRKGDPFANSWELRPKTASVTTKLEYKWKDAAWMKKRGEKNGLDSPFSVYEVHLGSWRRPDPDDHERFYTYRDMAAMMVPYVKEMGFTHVEFMPVAEHPFDGSWGYQLTGFFAPTSRYGTPQDFMALVDAFHHAGIGVILDWVPSHFPYDDHGLYRFDGSHCYEYADMRKGFHPDWNSYVFNYGRNEVRSFLLSNALFWLDRFHIDGLRVDAVASMIHLDYSRKPGTWEPNVHGGAENLEAISFLKEMNSRIYERFPDVQTIAEESTSFYGVSRPVFLGGLGFGMKWMMGWMNDTLDYFKKDPLYRKWYHNQITFSMMYVFSENFMLPLSHDEVVHGKSPMIYKMPGDDWQKFANLRLLYSYMFTHPGTKLLFMGDEFGDTKEWNFKSELGWHLLQHPTHGRLREFVKALNGLYTGEAALFGQQFDPAGFEWIHLADQENSILVYARKGANGDVILVVLNMTPVPREEYPVPIPWGNTFHEILNSDDAQWYGSGVVNTGPLTPVPGRFGRPYDLMLRLPPLGASILKMETEKPKKSRKKA encoded by the coding sequence ATGACGACCCATCAACCGAACAAACAAAAGCTCCCCCGCAACGAAGAGCCTTTCAGAGAACTACAGCCCGTTGAGCCCTTTTCCCTGTTTTCCGCCAGGGATGTGGAGCAATTCCAGGCCGGTACGCACGACAGGCTGTACGAGAAATTCGGCTCGCACGGGCTTACCTATGAGGGCAAGCAGGGCACGTATTTCGCCGTGTGGGCGCCCAATGCGGCTTTTGTGTCGGTCATCGGGGATTTCAACGACTGGAACGCCTATAGCCATACGCTGTTCCCTCGGTGGGACAAGTCGGGGATCTGGGAAGGGTTCATCCCCGGGATCAAGGAACAGCAGCTGTATAAATATTTCATCCGCTCCAATTCCGGGGAAGAGCTGCGGAAGGGCGACCCCTTCGCCAACAGCTGGGAGCTGCGGCCGAAAACGGCTTCCGTCACCACGAAACTGGAATATAAATGGAAAGACGCCGCCTGGATGAAGAAAAGAGGGGAGAAGAACGGGCTGGACAGTCCGTTTTCCGTCTATGAAGTGCATCTTGGCTCCTGGCGCCGGCCCGATCCCGACGATCATGAGCGTTTTTATACCTATCGCGATATGGCGGCCATGATGGTGCCTTACGTGAAGGAAATGGGTTTCACGCACGTGGAATTCATGCCCGTGGCCGAGCACCCGTTCGACGGGAGCTGGGGGTACCAATTGACGGGGTTCTTCGCGCCCACGAGCAGGTACGGTACGCCGCAGGACTTTATGGCGCTGGTAGATGCGTTCCACCACGCGGGGATCGGGGTGATACTGGACTGGGTGCCTTCGCATTTTCCGTATGACGACCATGGCCTCTACCGCTTCGACGGGAGCCATTGCTATGAATATGCGGACATGCGGAAAGGGTTCCATCCCGACTGGAACAGTTATGTTTTCAACTATGGCCGCAACGAAGTGCGCTCGTTTTTGCTGAGCAATGCCCTTTTCTGGCTCGATCGTTTTCATATCGACGGGCTGCGCGTGGATGCGGTAGCCTCGATGATCCACCTGGATTATTCCCGTAAACCGGGGACCTGGGAGCCCAACGTGCATGGCGGCGCCGAAAACCTCGAGGCGATCTCCTTCCTCAAGGAAATGAATTCCCGCATTTACGAACGTTTTCCGGACGTGCAGACCATCGCCGAGGAATCTACTTCCTTTTATGGCGTGAGCCGGCCCGTGTTCCTCGGCGGGCTCGGGTTCGGGATGAAGTGGATGATGGGCTGGATGAACGACACGCTCGACTATTTCAAGAAAGACCCACTCTATCGTAAATGGTATCATAACCAGATCACGTTCAGCATGATGTACGTGTTCAGCGAGAATTTCATGCTGCCATTGAGCCACGACGAAGTGGTGCACGGGAAAAGCCCCATGATCTACAAAATGCCCGGCGACGACTGGCAGAAATTCGCGAACCTGCGGTTGCTGTACAGTTACATGTTTACGCACCCCGGCACCAAGCTCCTTTTTATGGGCGATGAGTTCGGGGATACGAAGGAATGGAACTTCAAATCGGAACTGGGCTGGCATTTGCTGCAGCACCCGACCCACGGCAGGCTGCGGGAATTCGTGAAGGCGCTTAACGGTTTATATACCGGGGAAGCGGCGCTTTTCGGGCAGCAGTTCGATCCCGCGGGGTTTGAGTGGATCCATTTGGCCGACCAGGAAAACAGCATCCTCGTGTATGCCCGCAAAGGCGCGAACGGAGACGTGATACTCGTGGTACTGAACATGACGCCGGTGCCCCGTGAAGAATATCCGGTACCCATTCCCTGGGGCAATACCTTCCACGAAATCCTCAACAGCGACGATGCCCAATGGTACGGCAGCGGCGTGGTGAACACGGGGCCGCTTACGCCGGTGCCCGGGCGGTTCGGGCGGCCGTACGACCTTATGCTGAGACTCCCGCCCCTGGGGGCTTCCATCCTGAAAATGGAAACGGAAAAACCGAAAAAGAGCAGGAAAAAAGCATAA
- a CDS encoding Imm26 family immunity protein, which produces MARKTSKPGAVFCIPLEENLFAYARQITAALFECFDFFGNQREDATVVAQQPVLFTLSVHKYVHTDSKWEPIGEVPVPENYPMPLFFHQDIGNEDICHLVDTKGNRTYVPRAACVGYERRAVWDYEHVESRLIDHYHNRENKWEKLLRVKL; this is translated from the coding sequence ATGGCCAGAAAAACTTCGAAACCAGGCGCCGTATTCTGCATCCCCCTGGAGGAAAATTTGTTCGCATATGCCAGGCAAATCACTGCCGCGCTTTTTGAGTGTTTCGATTTTTTCGGAAATCAAAGGGAAGATGCAACTGTTGTCGCGCAGCAACCCGTATTATTTACGTTGTCTGTCCACAAATATGTACATACGGATAGTAAATGGGAGCCAATTGGAGAAGTGCCGGTGCCGGAGAATTATCCCATGCCGTTGTTTTTCCACCAGGACATTGGTAATGAAGATATTTGTCATTTGGTGGATACAAAGGGTAACCGGACTTATGTACCACGAGCAGCATGTGTAGGCTACGAGCGTCGTGCTGTTTGGGATTATGAGCATGTGGAAAGCCGGTTGATCGATCATTATCATAACCGGGAGAATAAATGGGAAAAACTTCTCAGGGTTAAGTTGTAA
- a CDS encoding sigma-70 family RNA polymerase sigma factor — MDPQQNNEWLLALRTGDRPACEALYSECFPAVERMVLLRGGTRPDAEDAFQEAFMALCQRAADPLFRLTAPPSHFLIAAARRQWLKRLRERERLSSQPLPDPADCPEPAHSPLAPLYAVLKRLTQHCLLLLSKAFLLPKKQQEKVAEELGYKNRHSFDNQKYKCLQQARKIVRKG; from the coding sequence ATGGACCCACAACAAAATAATGAATGGCTTCTGGCCCTGCGCACCGGCGACCGCCCCGCCTGTGAAGCCCTCTATTCCGAATGTTTCCCCGCGGTGGAGCGCATGGTGCTCCTGCGCGGCGGTACCCGTCCGGATGCGGAAGACGCCTTCCAGGAAGCGTTTATGGCATTGTGCCAACGGGCGGCGGACCCGTTGTTCCGGCTTACGGCGCCTCCTTCCCATTTTCTCATAGCGGCGGCGCGCCGGCAATGGCTGAAGCGCCTCCGCGAAAGGGAACGCCTGTCTTCCCAACCGCTCCCTGATCCGGCAGATTGCCCGGAACCCGCTCATTCCCCGTTGGCCCCGCTGTACGCGGTGCTCAAGCGGTTGACGCAGCATTGTTTGCTGTTATTGTCGAAGGCGTTCCTGCTTCCTAAAAAGCAACAGGAAAAAGTAGCGGAAGAACTGGGATATAAAAATCGCCATTCGTTCGACAACCAGAAATACAAATGCCTTCAGCAGGCCCGGAAAATTGTCCGCAAAGGGTGA
- the rimO gene encoding 30S ribosomal protein S12 methylthiotransferase RimO has protein sequence MKTRTLKKDKVNIITLGCSKNMVDSEVLSGQLKANDIDVVHENAKRDHNIVIVNTCGFIDKAKEESINTILDQVDLKESGKLDKVYVTGCLSERYRGDLEKEIPGVDAWFGTMEMTAILKKFDADYKAELIGERLLSTPSHYAYLKISEGCNRTCSFCAIPLMRGQHVSKPIEQIVAEAERLVKIGVKEVMLIAQELTYYGLDLYKQRRLADLLNALADVKGLEWIRLHYAYPTKFPMEILDVMRERDNICNYLDIPLQHIADPMLKAMKRQITRQEIVDLIAGIREKVPGIALRTTLITGFPGETLEDVEDVKRFLEEVRFDRVGVFTYSHEENTSAYELEDTIPAEEKERRAQDIMETQQEISLEKNQEMVGKVFKVIVDKKESGRYLGRTEFDSVEVDNEVIINTDRKLKPGDFVQVKITRAFDYDLEGELV, from the coding sequence TTGAAGACGAGAACTTTAAAGAAAGACAAGGTTAATATTATTACGCTGGGTTGCTCCAAAAACATGGTGGATTCGGAGGTATTAAGCGGACAGCTGAAAGCCAACGACATCGACGTAGTGCACGAAAATGCCAAACGCGATCATAACATCGTGATTGTCAACACCTGCGGATTTATTGACAAAGCAAAGGAAGAATCCATCAACACCATCCTCGACCAGGTAGACCTGAAGGAGAGCGGCAAGCTCGACAAGGTGTACGTGACCGGTTGCCTCAGTGAGCGTTACCGGGGCGACCTGGAGAAGGAGATTCCCGGTGTGGACGCCTGGTTCGGTACGATGGAAATGACCGCCATCCTGAAGAAATTCGATGCCGATTACAAGGCGGAACTGATCGGGGAGCGCCTGCTGAGCACGCCTTCCCATTATGCTTACCTGAAAATTTCCGAAGGCTGCAACCGCACCTGTTCCTTCTGCGCCATCCCGCTCATGCGCGGCCAGCACGTTTCCAAGCCCATCGAACAGATCGTGGCGGAAGCGGAAAGGCTCGTGAAGATCGGCGTGAAGGAAGTGATGCTCATCGCGCAGGAACTGACCTATTACGGGCTGGACCTGTACAAGCAGCGCCGCCTGGCAGATCTGCTCAACGCCCTCGCCGATGTGAAAGGGCTGGAGTGGATACGGCTGCACTACGCGTATCCCACGAAGTTCCCCATGGAAATCCTGGACGTGATGCGCGAGCGCGACAACATCTGTAATTATCTCGACATCCCGCTGCAGCACATCGCAGACCCGATGCTCAAAGCCATGAAGCGCCAGATCACCCGCCAGGAGATCGTGGACCTCATCGCCGGCATCCGCGAAAAAGTGCCCGGCATCGCCCTGCGCACCACCCTGATCACCGGCTTCCCCGGCGAAACGCTGGAAGACGTGGAAGATGTGAAACGCTTCCTCGAAGAAGTCCGCTTCGACCGTGTGGGCGTGTTCACTTACAGCCACGAGGAAAATACTTCGGCTTACGAGCTGGAAGACACGATCCCCGCTGAAGAAAAGGAACGCCGCGCGCAGGACATCATGGAAACGCAGCAGGAAATTTCCCTGGAGAAAAACCAGGAGATGGTTGGCAAAGTCTTCAAAGTAATAGTGGATAAAAAAGAATCCGGCCGATACCTGGGCCGCACGGAGTTCGATTCGGTAGAGGTGGATAATGAAGTGATCATTAACACGGACAGGAAGTTGAAACCCGGAGATTTCGTACAGGTTAAAATTACCAGGGCGTTCGACTACGACCTGGAAGGAGAGCTGGTTTAA